The sequence below is a genomic window from Rhodothermales bacterium.
ATCATTCGTCGTAGCGACGCCATACCTGGCGTCTCTAGGGGATGTCGGTATCATTCGTCGTAGCGACGCCATACCTGGCGTCTCTAGGGGATGTCGGTAGCATTCATCGTAGCGACGCCATACCTGGCGTCTCTAGGGGATGTCGGTAGCATTCGTCATGGAGACGCCAGGTATGGCGTCTTTACGGGGATGTATTACCGCCCGAGGACCCGCGCCAGGGCCGAGAGCAGGCGGTCGACGGTGTCGGGCCGGCTGTTGTAGCCCATCAGGCCCACGCGCCAGACCTTTCCGGCCAGCTGGCCGAGGCCGCCGGCGATTTCGATATTGTGCTCCAGCAGTAACGTGCGTGCGACAGCTTTGGCGTCGACGCCGTCCGGCACGCGGACGGTCGTCAGGCTGGGTAGGCGGATTTCTTTATCCACATGACAGGAGAGCCCGATCCCTTCCAGGCCGGCCCAGAACCGTTCAGCGGTTTTCTGATGCCGCTCCCAGCGGGCTTCGAGGCCTTCTTCGGCTACGATCCGCAGCGCCTCTCGGAGCGCGTAGTTCATGCTGATCGGCGCTGTGTGGTGGTAGGTGCGGGACTCGCCCCAGTAGTTGGCCACCATGCTCATGTCCAGGTACCAGTTGGGGACCTTCGTTTTTCGATTCTGGAGCCGCTCGACCGCTCGCGGCCCGAACGTGAGCGGGCCGAGGCCGGGCGGGCAGCTGAGGCATTTCTGGGTGCCGCTGTACGCGAGGTCCACGCCCCAGGCGTCGAGGAACAGGGGCACGCCGGCGAGGCTGGTGACGGAGTCGACCAGCAGCAGGCAATCGATCTCGCGGCACAACGCGCTGACGCCTTCAAGTGGCTGCCGCGCGCCGGTCGACGTTTCGGCATGGACGAGCCCGAGCACTTTCGGGCGGTGCGCCTTGAGGGCGGTCTTGATCTCGTCCAATGAAAACGACTGTCCCCAGGGTTTATCCATCCGATGGACCACGCCGCCGTAGCGGCCGGCCATATCTACCATCCGCTCCCCAAAATACCCATTGACGCCCACCAGCACGCTGTCGCCGGGCTCGATCATGTTGGCCAGCGTCGCCTCCATCGCCGCGCTACCCGTGCCGCTGACGGGCACTGTCAGCTTGTTGTCCGTCTGCCACGCGTACCGCAGCAGCTCCTGGACTTCGTTCATGAGGGCGATAAATTCGGGGTCCAGGTGGCCGACCTGGGCGTTGCCGATGGCCTGGAGCACGCGGGGATGCGCGTTCGAGGGGCCGGGGCCCAGCAGGAGACGGGGGGAGGTTTCCAGCTGCTTGGTCTGGATGCGGTGGGTGTTGTTGACGACAGGGGTGGGCATAGGGCTTGGTGTTGAGCGTGGTGCGAGACACGCGGTAAATAATGATTTAGATGAATCGCCAAAATAGGGTGGTGGGTGTTATTCCGCGATAAATTTTTCGCCGGCCTGCAAGACCCGCTGTGACTGGCCGACGGCGGCGCAGGCGGTCACGAACAGCGCCGGTGGCGCCGTGTTGAAGGCGAACATTTCATAGTGGCAGGGGATGACGGTTTTAGCGCCGATGGCTTTCGCGAGGCGGGCGGCTTCCTCGCCGTTCAAGTTGCCGGCCACCCGGCGCTCGGGTAGATTGCCGTTGATCGGTAACAGGGCGACGTCGATGTCGAACTTCTGCAGCTGATCCTCCAGGCCCGGGTATGTTAACGTGTCGCCGCTGTGGTAGATCGTGTAGGGTCCGAACCGGACGACATACCCCATGTACAGGTGCCGGCCCTCGGCGTCGGTCTCGAGGTCGTTGTGTGCGGCGGGGACGCCGTGAAAGGTGAAGCCGGCGATGCTGACCGAGGCGCCGGCGGTGAGGCCACGCGGCCACTCGGGATCACTTTCCAATCGCTTCGCGACAAATGCCCGGTTCGCTTCGGGGATGACGAGCTCGAGGCCCGGATTGACATCGAGCAGTGGCCCGAGCGTCTCCGCGTCCAGGTGGTCCGTATGGTTGTGGCTGGACGTGGCGACATCGACGAAGTCCAGTCGCTCCGGCGCGATCACCCGCTCCGTCATCCGCACATGCGGCTTGTCGGTTCTGGCGTATTTTCGCGTGAGCGAATCCGAGAGGTAGGGATCGAGCAATAGGTGCCGGCCCCGGTGCTGCACCAGAAAGCCGCTCTGCCCGAGCCACCAGAGCCGAAAACCGTCCGGCTCCGCGCAGGTCCGCTCAATATCAGCCAGCAAGACGTCGTCGGATTGGAGAGGGGGGATCATGGGGAAATGCAAAGGGTGAAGTGCAAAATGCAAAATGGGGTGTGCGTGGGGATCATGGGGTTGGCAGGTTGCAAGTTGGCAAGATCCAGGTTGCAGGTTATAGGATACGCTTGGTATGTAAAAACCTGCCAACCTGCAACCAATTAGTCGACCGTCTCGGTGATGACGCCGTTTGTTTTGTTCTTCAGGATGCGTTTCACGCGTCCGTCGGGCATGCGTTCTTCCTTGATGAGCACCTGGCCTTCATACTCGTTGGCGTTAATGCCGATCTTCTTGGTCGTGCCGCCGCGCCACTCCATCTCGATGGGCTCCCATTGCTTCGACTTCACCGATCGGTAACAGGCGTCGATGACGGCGTTGACCACGTAGCCGTCGTAAAAGTCCTCCATCGGCCGGCGGCCCTGCTCCATCGCCTCGAACATGTCGGTGAACATGTGGACGTAGCCCAGGGCGTGGATCTCGTCGCCGACGGGGAAGAGCCAGCCTTTTTCGGTCTCCGACTTCTCCGCCACGTAGCCGCCGGCGGCGCCGGTGGTGAACATCTCGAAGCCCGTCCGCAAAAAGTGATTGAGCATGATGGTCCCCTCCGTGCCGGCCACCTCGTCGCGCAGGTCCATGCCCCCACGGAAGGCCCAACTGACCTCGAACTGCCCGATGGCGCCGCTTTCATATCGGATGAGCGCGATGGCCTGGTCCTCGGCGGCGATCGGGTGGTAGAGCGTATCCGCCCAACACATTACCTCCACCGGCCGATTATCCTTACCTACGAATGTCCGCGTGATCTCGATGCAGTGGCACCCGAGGTCGACGATTGCGCCGCCGCCGGCCTGCTCTTTGTCCCAGAACCACGAGCTGTGCGGCCCCGGATGGGTCTCGCGGGAGCGGACCCAGAGGATATCGCCCAGGGCGCCGGCCCGGACGGACTCGGCCGCCTTCAGGGTCTTCGGGGTGTAGGTGAGATCTTCCAGATACCCGTGGAACACGCCGGCTTTCTCCACGATGTCGAGCATCTCCTTCGCCTCGGCGGCCGTGCGCGCCAGCGGCTTCGTGCAGAGCACTGCCTTGCCGGCGGCGGCCGCCAGCCGCGTGCACTCCACGTGCCGGTTGTTCGGCAACCCGATCACGACCGTGTCTGTATCCGCAGCCTCGATCGCCTCCTTCAGGTCCGTCGTCCACCGCGGGATGTTCCAGTCTTTCGCGAATTGCCGCGCTCGCTCCTCGCTGCGCGAATACACCATCGTGACGCGGTCGCGGCTACGCTGGCTGTGGAGGGTCATCGTGTAAAACATGCCGATGAGCCCGGTGCCGAGCATTGTGACGTTGTGGGAAATCATGGTTGGCAGGTTGGCAGGTTGCAGGCTTGTCCTGAGGGCCGTCGGCTATCGCCGACGGCCTCGAAGGATCTTAGGTTGGCAGGCTTGGAAACGTACGAGATTCCGTTTCCTCATCGTCATCCCCGACTCCGATCGGGGATCCATGCAACCAATCGGCCATGTATGGATCCCCAATCCAGTTGGGGATGACGAGTGTGAGAGTTAATGGTCTGACCAGATGGCTGGCGGCCTCGCAGGCTTCGCACGTTAACAAATCTACCGGAAACCTGAAACCGCAAAATCTATCGCGCAGGTTGACCTCGGCAGGCGGGGCCGCTATCTTGGGTCAGGAAAATATCCGAATGTCCGGACAATTCAAATGTGTATGCCCCCTTTTCGTCTGTTTCTCGTCGCCTC
It includes:
- a CDS encoding alanine--glyoxylate aminotransferase family protein, with protein sequence MPTPVVNNTHRIQTKQLETSPRLLLGPGPSNAHPRVLQAIGNAQVGHLDPEFIALMNEVQELLRYAWQTDNKLTVPVSGTGSAAMEATLANMIEPGDSVLVGVNGYFGERMVDMAGRYGGVVHRMDKPWGQSFSLDEIKTALKAHRPKVLGLVHAETSTGARQPLEGVSALCREIDCLLLVDSVTSLAGVPLFLDAWGVDLAYSGTQKCLSCPPGLGPLTFGPRAVERLQNRKTKVPNWYLDMSMVANYWGESRTYHHTAPISMNYALREALRIVAEEGLEARWERHQKTAERFWAGLEGIGLSCHVDKEIRLPSLTTVRVPDGVDAKAVARTLLLEHNIEIAGGLGQLAGKVWRVGLMGYNSRPDTVDRLLSALARVLGR
- a CDS encoding MBL fold metallo-hydrolase, with translation MIPPLQSDDVLLADIERTCAEPDGFRLWWLGQSGFLVQHRGRHLLLDPYLSDSLTRKYARTDKPHVRMTERVIAPERLDFVDVATSSHNHTDHLDAETLGPLLDVNPGLELVIPEANRAFVAKRLESDPEWPRGLTAGASVSIAGFTFHGVPAAHNDLETDAEGRHLYMGYVVRFGPYTIYHSGDTLTYPGLEDQLQKFDIDVALLPINGNLPERRVAGNLNGEEAARLAKAIGAKTVIPCHYEMFAFNTAPPALFVTACAAVGQSQRVLQAGEKFIAE
- a CDS encoding Gfo/Idh/MocA family oxidoreductase; translation: MISHNVTMLGTGLIGMFYTMTLHSQRSRDRVTMVYSRSEERARQFAKDWNIPRWTTDLKEAIEAADTDTVVIGLPNNRHVECTRLAAAAGKAVLCTKPLARTAAEAKEMLDIVEKAGVFHGYLEDLTYTPKTLKAAESVRAGALGDILWVRSRETHPGPHSSWFWDKEQAGGGAIVDLGCHCIEITRTFVGKDNRPVEVMCWADTLYHPIAAEDQAIALIRYESGAIGQFEVSWAFRGGMDLRDEVAGTEGTIMLNHFLRTGFEMFTTGAAGGYVAEKSETEKGWLFPVGDEIHALGYVHMFTDMFEAMEQGRRPMEDFYDGYVVNAVIDACYRSVKSKQWEPIEMEWRGGTTKKIGINANEYEGQVLIKEERMPDGRVKRILKNKTNGVITETVD